Proteins encoded by one window of Lathyrus oleraceus cultivar Zhongwan6 chromosome 1, CAAS_Psat_ZW6_1.0, whole genome shotgun sequence:
- the LOC127117046 gene encoding transcription factor bHLH68: MNRGVVQSSPVQQMMASNPNWWNINNMRPPSPQPPPFFSTPNSNFLIPNFTPNSSSSLTFPSWHDYHQELPESWSQLLMSGIVGEEDKIGLSQFQNQMLITQAPNSSIVDVKQESSGNSYAYGHGNEELNSCVTSFNTNMLDFSNNNNTDLRHPPPDLSSECNSTASGGAMKKARVQQAATQSTFKVRKEKLGDRITALHQLVSPFGKTDTASVLLEAIGYIRFLQTQIEALSLPYLSNGSGNTRQPHSVQGDKNCLFPEDPGQLLHENSLKRKAVEEVSHEEPNKDLQSRGLCLVPVSCTLQVGSDNGADYWAPALGGAFR, encoded by the exons ATGAATAGAGGTGTTGTACAAAGCTCACCAGTTCAACAAATGATGGCTAGTAACCCTAATTGGTGGAACATCAATAACATGAGACCTCCGTCTCCACAACCTCCTCCTTTCTTTTCGACTCCTAATTCTAACTTTCTCATCCCTAATTTTACACcaaattcttcttcttctcttaCTTTTCCTTCTTGGCATGATTATCATCAAGAGCTTCCTGAATCTTGGAGCCAACTACTCAT gAGTGGAATTGTTGGTGAGGAAGATAAGATTGGATTGAGCCAATTTCAAAATCAAATGCTAATAACTCAAGCTCCAAATTCTTCTATTGTTGATGTTAAACAAGAAAGCTCAGGAAATAGCTATGCATATGGACATGGAAATGAAGAACTTAATTCATGTGTCACAAGTTTCAACACCAACATGTTAGATTTCTCTAACAATAATAATACAGATTTGAGGCATCCACCACCAGATCTATCTTCTGAG TGCAACAGCACTGCATCTGGTGGGGCAATGAAAAAAGCTAGGGTTCAACAAGCTGCAACTCAATCAACCTTCAAG GTTAGGAAGGAGAAATTAGGTGACAGAATTACTGCCCTTCATCAGCTTGTTTCCCCATTTGGAAAG ACTGACACAGCCTCTGTCTTGTTAGAAGCTATTGGTTATATCAGATTCCTTCAGACACAAATTGAG GCTCTTAGCTTACCATACTTGAGCAATGGATCTGGAAACACAAGACAACCACATTCA GTTCAAGGAGATAAGAATTGTTTATTTCCTGAAGATCCTGGTCAG TTGCTACATGAAAATAGCTTGAAGAGGAAAGCAGTTGAAGAG GTTTCTCATGAAGAACCAAACAAGGACCTACAAAGTAGAGGGCTGTGTCTTGTTCCAGTGTCATGCACACTTCAAGTTGGGAGTGACAATGGAGCTGATTATTGGGCACCTGCCCTTGGAGGAGCCTTTCGGTAG